From a single Solanum dulcamara chromosome 4, daSolDulc1.2, whole genome shotgun sequence genomic region:
- the LOC129884331 gene encoding uncharacterized protein LOC129884331, translating into MGSLAMVRVEERPLARDIQRLAISLVRLQILEDGGLAPTVGGYDSIWVVVDRLTKSAHFILVKVRYTADKLAQLYISYIIRLHGVPVSIVSDRGSYVLDESHVLSLDSLELSPDLIFEKEPIAILDRQIRERQFEDEKLCIIQDKVLRGEAKEAVLDSERVLRIGGRICVPKRETKEVMIDEEGVLRIKSWCSNYQQVKYEQQRPGGTIQRMPTPEWKWERIAMDFMVVLPKTLEKLAKLYILEIVRLHGVSISIISDRDRQFTSNL; encoded by the exons ATGGGGAGTCTTGCCATGGTACgagttgaggagcgaccattggctagagataTTCAGAGGCTGGCTATTAGCCTTGTCCGATTGCAGATTTTAGAAGATGGTG GTTTAGCTCCCACCGtaggtggttatgattctatatgggtggttgttgacagacTGACAAAATCTGCCCATTTTATTCTAGTTAAGGTAAGGTACACAGCAGATAAGCTAGCCCAGTTGTATATTAGCTATATCATtcggcttcatggtgtcccagtATCCATTGTTTCGGATCgaggttca TATGTTctggatgagtcccatgtgttaTCACTCGATTCATTGGAGTTGAGTCCAGACCTGATATTTGAGAAGGAGCCCATagctattctagataggcag ATTCGGGagagacagtttgaggatgagaagttatgtatcattcaAGACAAGGTgttaagaggtgaagctaaggaggcgGTACTTGATTCAGAAAGAGTATTGAGGATTGGCGGTagaatttgtgtgcctaag AGAGAGACCAAGGAGGTTATGATTGATGAGGAAGGCGTCCTGAGGATTAAAAGTTGG TGTTCGAATTATCAACAAGTAAAGTATGAGCAGCAAAGACCTGGAGGGACAATTCAGAGAATGCCTactcctgaatggaagtgggaaaggattgcaatggacTTTATGGTTGTtcttccaaagacattgg agaagttagccaaactttATATTCTCGAGATTGTTCGATTGCATGGAGTTTCGatttccattatatcagatagagataggcaatttacttctaacttgtAG